The nucleotide sequence TATAGGCCCCCAACAGGCGTTTTATCTCCCGGTTCAGGTCGGCCAGGGAGAAGAACACCATTTCCCGTATCGGGTAATAGATGCGCTGATAGGCAAGGTGCACGGCGTTCTCCACCAGGGCCTTGTCCTGCGGGGAATACCCCCGGGCGGGGTTTATGGCGCAGTTGTAATGGCGTGCAAAATCCTTGAAGCTCCGGTTGATATCGGCCTCATATCTGCTGGCCCTGGTCACCGCGGATTTCAGGTTGTCCGATACGATGGCCTTGGGCACGCCACCGTAATAGTTCAGGGCATTGGTGCAACAAGCGATCAGGTCTCCCCGTTTTTGGCTCCTGCAGGCCTCCACATAGGTATACTGGCTATTGGGAAGGATGGCCACGAACACTTCCACCGGGATTACTTCCCCTGTGGCCCTGTCGACGATATGGAGCTTCTTGCCCGCGAAGTCGATGAACAGTTCCTTGCCGGGGTCGTGCTCGAGCTTCATCGAACCTTTGGCCTTGGCATATTTGCGACGGTAATGTTCCAGGAACTGGGTATAGCCATAGGGGTCCTTGGCCGTTTGCACATAATCCCGGTAATGGTGGAGGAAGGTAAATCCGGGATGGTTCCTAGCTTTGTTGATTCCCTCAAAAGACCGCATGAGCTCTTCGTAGCGCTCATTGTCTATGGTCGTATGGGATGGGAAGAGGGCCTCCAGGGCCCCATTGTCAAGGGCCAACAGTTCCTTAAGGGAACGGTCGCAGGCCACGAAAAGGCGCATATAGGTATTTACCGTATTACGGGATATCCCCAGGGTTGCACCTATCTTTCGGTTGCTCAGCCCATCGAGGTGCAAAGAAATAATCTGTTTCAGGTCCATTGGATCAAGTGTATTGGCCATATCGCTTGTTTTTAAGCGACAAGGTAATTGTTACTTGATCTTTCAAAGTGGCACAAAACGAAACGTTATACGTCCCGTTCCCGACAAAGGTGGCACGGATAGAACCGAAATCACTGGCACAAAACGAACCGAAACGGATCGGGCCGCAGACTAAAAGTGGCACAGTTCAAACCGAAATGCCTGGCACTATAACTCCGAAATGGGTGGCACAAAACGAACCGAAGTATCCAGATATCAATCTTCAAATTTAAAGAACAATTAAATATCCTTTAATGGCATAAAACATCCTTTAATTCATAAACCATTGCCGTTGATCTAATATATATTCCGTAATTAGGATTACCATTATTATTTTCCAATATTGAAGGCATAATTAGCAATTAAAATTCGATATGGAACTAATTAAATTAAAAGTAAAGGAAGTTGCGGCCAAAGGTGATTGCGCAAAAAGAATTGTTGATAGCTTTATTGAGTCCTGCATTAGGCTAGATGCCTCGATAATCGAACCTTTAATAGCTGAAGACCAGTATTTCGACGAAATTGACAAGTACCGTTTTTTGATTTCTTTAAAACAGCAATTTGATTGGGCTGTCCAACGGGGCGCTAAAGAAATAAAAATGACTAAAGGGAAGTGTGAGATGTGTGTTATAGGCCACTCAACTTACGAATTTCATGCCCACCGTCATGTTCCTGAATTTGCATACATTATTAATACAAAACAAGATAAAATTCAAGATATCTTTCTATGCAATCTAAGTTCAGGATGGAAAACGTTTTCGAAATGAAACAGCCAATTGAATACATTTCATGGCAATCCGAATAAATCCAAAAACTTTATTTATCACAGTCTAAAGCTAATTGCAACACATTAACAAATGCTTTACAGGACATATGTAGGTGATTTTTGAAGTAATCTGGCATATTCTTCTTCCATTCCCATAGCTCTTTAATCTTAATTTCATCTCGGCAGTTTTCTTCAAGAACATCCCTAAATGTAGTTTCAAACTGATAATAATGAACTATTTCTTTACGATGCTTGTTAAATTCAACAAAGTCACCATGACGAAATTCCTTCAGTTCCAGAAAATTAGTATTATTTTGCAATTCTGGCCTTTTATTTAACTCATCAATACATTTCGCAAAATTCATTTGATATTCCGCCAAATCCACCTCCAGATAATATCCTAAAACATCACCTATTCTATCCCAAAAATTATACAATTTTTCGAAACTGCAACTAACGTTCATTGAAAAGAGCCAATCACAACCCTTTTGATTATAAGTAAAAAGCTTTTCCCCTTCAAACATTGTCCATTCATTGAGGGGATTATTTATATATGGAAGATAACAATATAAAGATGCAACAAAATATTTAAGGTCATTATTACAATTCAGTAAATCATTAAAAACCTTATTCTTTTCAAGCTTTGGGAAATTTGGATTCTCCTTTTTCAATGATAAGAATTCCATAATATTTGAATCTTCAAAGACGTAGCCGTTATCTGTAAGGCTTATTAAATTCTTTGTTACAAAATAGGATGAAACCTCATTATAAAAACTCTCTATATTCTTCATTATTCTAGTATTAACATTAAGGCAGAGAGGCTTTATTGTTGGCACTCATACCAATAATTTCAATTGCCCTTAAATAACTTTCATACACCAAATCTAATTTAGCACCTAACAATTTAAATTCTTGCTTTATTGTATTATCGGTTATGCGAAATAATTTCATTTCAATTTGACCTTTTAGCAAATAGAAAAACACTTTTGTTGCTTCTTGCTGAAACTTATCATCAGTCAAATGGCACTTTAAATTAATCTGCTTTAAAAAATTTACAGCTGTTCGAATAGTCTCCGTTCCTGGCAACAAGCTCAAGGATATGCAATGCACACAATGATCATATTTATTTGGTTTGGATTTCAATTTGTTTTTAAACTCATTAAAAAGCATCTTAGAATCTACCGTAAATCCAATGTACTTGTTTTCAATAAATGAACTCAGACAATCACCTTCTTTACCCTCACAAGACTTCACATATATTTCTGAACTTATGTTCCTTAATGAATTCAACGGAAATAACTTCAAATAGAACGTGTCATCAGTAATCAAGATTCTGTTTTCATTTTCAATTGCCAATGAATAATTTTCAATAATTATTGTATCGAATATTTCATTTTCGATTGGA is from Arenibacter algicola and encodes:
- a CDS encoding Cthe_2314 family HEPN domain-containing protein, with translation MKNIESFYNEVSSYFVTKNLISLTDNGYVFEDSNIMEFLSLKKENPNFPKLEKNKVFNDLLNCNNDLKYFVASLYCYLPYINNPLNEWTMFEGEKLFTYNQKGCDWLFSMNVSCSFEKLYNFWDRIGDVLGYYLEVDLAEYQMNFAKCIDELNKRPELQNNTNFLELKEFRHGDFVEFNKHRKEIVHYYQFETTFRDVLEENCRDEIKIKELWEWKKNMPDYFKNHLHMSCKAFVNVLQLALDCDK
- the istA gene encoding IS21 family transposase: MANTLDPMDLKQIISLHLDGLSNRKIGATLGISRNTVNTYMRLFVACDRSLKELLALDNGALEALFPSHTTIDNERYEELMRSFEGINKARNHPGFTFLHHYRDYVQTAKDPYGYTQFLEHYRRKYAKAKGSMKLEHDPGKELFIDFAGKKLHIVDRATGEVIPVEVFVAILPNSQYTYVEACRSQKRGDLIACCTNALNYYGGVPKAIVSDNLKSAVTRASRYEADINRSFKDFARHYNCAINPARGYSPQDKALVENAVHLAYQRIYYPIREMVFFSLADLNREIKRLLGAYNDLLFKRKEASRRELFQSVEREYLKPLPGSAYELKDYRRAKVQKMGYVYFSPDKSYYSVPYRYIGKETTIHYTGSMVEVYYHQRRIALHGRHPEKGSYNTNKEHLSSTHKYYSDWSPEFFKRKAARHGDHVLGCVEEILAKGDYPEIGYKRAMGVIQLHRAYGSERLDNACKRALQADAATYIRIRNILRNNLDKSSLFYRDLEEDKSHIPDHGNIRGASAYQ